Proteins from a genomic interval of Macadamia integrifolia cultivar HAES 741 unplaced genomic scaffold, SCU_Mint_v3 scaffold456, whole genome shotgun sequence:
- the LOC122068744 gene encoding uncharacterized protein LOC122068744, which yields MVIQERLLVQKLQVLLYARESEIRQRARIKFLHEGDGNSEFFHQSLKTRRAHNSISTIQSSSGVMLTNDEEIRDEAVSYFSTAFMNTPQVVCGDFDIPIDRSLSWHEKDLLSQAFSMDDIKKVIFAAENDSAPGTDGFGACFYKATWDITGHDVSNAILDFFNNPWLPDQVKLSRLTLIPKGDHQNTFSDYRPIAVSSFIYQFIAKLLANRLKLVLHKLVGINQSAFTEGRQIYDNILLCQDLLHDYHLNKGMPRFAAKLDLRKVYDSVQWSFLFTLLNRLNFPSQFINWVVPCITNPSYVIFLNGAQSHPFYANRGLRQGCPMSPFLFNIVLQVFSDSLSAAAKSGVFRYHQLCEKPEISSICFVDDLFVFGKGDDVSAGQLDTLLSRFSAISGLAINKGKSAIYFANCSTALQNQLSQIIGILPGQLPIRYLGVPLHSRSLRSHEFNELISKVEARLSSWKAKALSYAGRLTLIQSVITGMIAYWLNVFKLPKGTLDQLERIMARFLWWGHATTGSYKVAWSVVCTPKEEGGLGLRRLCDWNSAALMRHVWNIASNMSSSWSRFVRCRWLRRHSIWSLPRPTVCSQTFNAILSTRDIAVTCCKSLIHTGHNTLLWYDPWLPNGPLCSDGSLIVEALGRNPYETVSALLSENGVWDEGHQDPIILNRWTEIANTRSHSRLSMDQTVWTHSSSGLFSISSAWNVVRRPGAMVNWHHLIWFRYSHPRFAFIAWLARYTLPSWSEEVSWLCQNVKGDSVVSSVQSFCFSAVVYRIWCERNNRIFKSESTNVDELFHRIVSDTRGRFCHLQIRTAISSSIKEFFHRWKMKPEFLSHPLQFFSWPRPPAAWLVLNCDGSIRKGLGGYGVVARDARGCPVFALAGAVVHDNILCVELIAIRQGLKRARDRRCTHLQVRSDSLATVQMITGKFRPPWFALALLDDIFELYANFQHCVFSHHVREINRCADFLASFVQSPHETMLDLSNLSDDLIVLLSDDACGKANLEYACGQGIDCSPIQSGGACYEPITVASHAAYAMNRIYQIAGRNPRNCDFSQTAAVTSTNPSGGIAATSRDEERGEICSDERSRRQRRKKEEGEGRRASHQFRRR from the exons atggTGATTCAGGAGCGGCTGTTAGTTCAAAAGCTTCAGGTTTTATTGTATGCCAGAGAATCGGAGATCCGCCAACGGGCTCGTATTAAATTCTTACATGAAGGAGATGGAAATTCAGAATTTTTTCACCAATCATTGAAGACTAGGCGTGCTCACAACTCGATCTCCACTATTCAATCCTCTTCTGGGGTTATGTTGACTAATGATGAGGAGATTAGGGATGAGGCAGTGTCTTATTTTTCCACAGCCTTCATGAATACCCCTCAGGTTGTTTGTGGTGACTTCGATATTCCCATTGACAGATCTCTATCTTGGCATGAGAAGGACTTACTTTCTCAAGCTTTTTCTATGGATGATATCAAGAAGGTCATCTTCGCAGCAGAGAACGATAGTGCCCCAGGTACGGATGGTTTTGGTGCATGTTTCTATAAGGCTACTTGGGATATTACAGGGCATGATGTTAGCAATGCAATTCTGGATTTTTTCAATAACCCATGGCTTCCTGATCAAGTCAAGCTTTCCCGATTGACGCTAATCCCTAAGGGTGACCATCAGAATACATTCTCTGACTACAGACCAATAGCGGTTAGTTCCTTTATTTATCAGTTCATTGCTAAATTACTAGCCAACCGCCTAAAGCTCGTATTACACAAACTGGTGGGGATCAATCAATCAGCTTTCACTGAGGGTCGGCAGATCTACGACAACATTCTTCTTTGCCAGGACTTGCTTCATGATTATCATCTCAATAAAGGGATGCCTCGCTTTGCAGCCAAGTTAGATCTGCGTAAGGTGTATGACTCTGTCCAATGGAGTTTTCTTTTCACTCTTTTGAATCGCTTAAATTTCCCTTCTCAATTTATCAATTGGGTGGTTCCTTGCATTACTAATCCTAGCTATGtcatttttttaaatggagCGCAATCGCACCCCTTCTATGCCAACAGAGGATTGCGACAGGGCTGCCCTATGTCCCCCTTTTTGTTCAATATTGTTCTTCAGGTCTTCTCCGACTCGTTATCGGCAGCTGCCAAGTCGGGGGTTTTTCGGTATCATCAGCTTTGTGAAAAGCCTGAGATCTCTTCAATCTGTTTTGTTGATGACCTATTTGTCTTTGGGAAGGGTGATGACGTTTCTGCCGGCCAGTTGGACACActtctttccagattttcagcCATCTCGGGTCTCGCCATCAATAAAGGCAAATCCGCCATCTATTTTGCAAACTGTTCTACTGCTCTCCAGAATCAACTTAGCCAGATTATTGGTATTTTACCTGGTCAGTTACCAATCCGGTATTTGGGAGTTCCTCTCCACTCTCGATCTCTTAGGTCTCATGAGTTTAATGAGTTGATCTCTAAGGTTGAGGCGAGACTTTCTTCCTGGAAGGCCAAAGCTTTGTCATACGCAGGGCGCCTCACTCTCATTCAATCTGTGATTACGGGTATGATTGCTTACTGGTTAAATGTCTTTAAGCTCCCCAAGGGCACTCTCGATCAACTAGAGCGCATTATGGCTCGCTTTCTTTGGTGGGGACATGCTACCACTGGCTCTTACAAGGTGGCATGGAGTGTGGTTTGTACTCCTAAGGAAGAAGGTGGGTTGGGGTTGCGGCGTCTTTGTGACTGGAACTCCGCTGCTTTAATGAGGCATGTATGGAACATTGCGTCTAATATGTCATCCAGTTGGTCGCGCTTTGTCCGATGTCGATGGTTACGTCGCCACTCGATATGGTCTCTTCCTCGTCCTACTGTATGCTCTCAAACCTTTAATGCAATTTTGTCGACTCGAGATATTGCTGTGACCTGTTGTAAAAGTCTAATTCACACTGGTCACAATACATTATTATGGTATGACCCTTGGTTGCCAAATGGTCCATTATGTTCGGATGGGTCTCTTATCGTGGAAGCATTGGGTCGTAACCCCTATGAGACGGTTTCGGCACTCCTCTCCGAGAATGGTGTATGGGATGAGGGTCACCAGGATCCCATTATCTTAAATAGATGGACAGAGATTGCAAATACTCGTTCTCACTCTCGGCTTTCCATGGATCAGACGGTTTGGACTCATTCCTCCTCTGGGCTATTCTCTATCAGTTCGGCATGGAATGTTGTTCGGCGTCCCGGTGCTATGGTGAATTGGCATCATCTGATATGGTTTCGCTACTCTCATCCGCGTTTTGCCTTCATTGCTTGGCTTGCG AGATATACTTTGCCTTCATGGTCTGAAGAAGTTTCTTGGCTCTGTCAGAATGTTAAGGGGGACTCTGTAGTTTCCTCTGTTCAGAGTTTCTGCTTCTCGGCAGTGGTCTATCGAATCTGGTGCGAGCGCAATAACCGTATCTTCAAATCGGAGTCTACCAATGTGGACGAGCTTTTTCATCGAATTGTTAGCGATACCAGAGGTCGTTTCTGTCATCTACAAATCAGAACTGCGATTTCCTCATCCATTAAGGAGTTTTTTCACCGATGGAAAATGAAACCGGAGTTTCTTTCTCACCCGCTTCAGTTTTTCTCTTGGCCTCGGCCCCCTGCGGCGTGGCTTGTTTTAAATTGTGATGGCTCAATTAGAAAAGGGCTCGGCGGGTACGGCGTTGTTGCTCGAGATGCAAGGGGTTGCCCCGTTTTTGCTCTGGCGGGTGCCGTAGTTCATGATAACATTCTATGTGTTGAGCTGATCGCCATTCGTCAAGGTCTCAAGAGAGCCAGGGACCGTCGATGTACCCACCTTCAGGTTCGTTCAGACTCTCTGGCTACTGTTCAAATGATTACTGGGAAGTTTCGCCCTCCATGGTTCGCTCTAGCACTTCTTGATGATATCTTTGAGCTTTATGCAAATTTTCAGCACTGTGTTTTTTCGCATCACGTTCGTGAGATCAATAGGTGTGCTgattttttggcttcttttgttCAATCTCCTCATGAGACTATGTTGGATCTCTCAAACCTTTCTGATGATCTGATCGTCCTTTTAAGTGATGATGCATGCGGGAAG GCTAATCTTGAATATGCTTGTGGCCAAGGGATCGACTGTAGCCCAATCCAATCGGGTGGTGCCTGTTATGAACCAATCACTGTAGCTTCACATGCAGCTTATGCCATGAATCGCATATACCAAATTGCTGGCCGGAATCCCAGGAACTGTGATTTTTCACAAACTGCAGCAGTCACATCTACCAACCCAAGTGGAGGGATTGCAGCGACAAGCAGAGacgaagagagaggagagatttgCAGCGATGAACGGAGCCGAAgacagaggaggaagaaagaagagggagaagggaggaggGCTTCGCATCAGTTTCGAAGACGCTGA
- the LOC122068754 gene encoding methylecgonone reductase-like isoform X1, with product MEKEMIPKVVLNSGHRMPLIGFGTGCETIPENLTSTLVHAIEIGYRHFDTASFYQTEEFVGQAIAQALERGLTDSRSDIFVTSKLWCSDADHDLVLPALKETLQKLGLDYVDLYLVHWPVRLKQGTGIIFPKEDVLPFDMKGTWEAMEECCRLGLAKSIGVSNFSSKKLSQLLTYATIPPAVNQVEMNPSWQQKKLRDFCNEKGIHVGAWSPLGAYGAVWGSSLVMENPILKDIALVKGKTIAKISLRWVYQQGAIPIVKSFNKERMKENLQIFDWELTQEEMDKISQIPQRKGFSGAMFISPNGPYKSLEELWDEEVLTLLIQRILVQRLDRQDGGPASRLAGHGCCLPPFIAGRSCQ from the exons atggaaaaggaaatgatCCCAAAGGTAGTCCTAAACTCTGGCCATAGAATGCCATTGATAGGCTTCGGAACAGGATGCGAAACTATCCCTGAAAATCTCACTTCTACTCTAGTCCATGCAATCGAGATCGGTTACCGGCACTTCGATACTGCTTCTTTCTACCAGACCGAAGAGTTCGTTGGCCAAGCCATAGCACAAGCGCTCGAACGAGGCCTAACCGATAGCCGTAGCGATATTTTCGTTACTTCGAAGCTATGGTGCTCAGATGCAGACCATGATCTTGTCCTCCCAGCACTCAAAGAAACACTACa AAAACTGGGATTAGATTATGTGGATCTCTATCTGGTGCACTGGCCTGTAAGGTTGAAACAAGGAACTGGAATCATTTTCCCAAAGGAGGACGTACTTCCCTTTGATATGAAAGGGACATGGGAAGCCATGGAAGAGTGTTGCAGGTTAGGGTTAGCAAAGTCCATTGGTGTCAGCAATTTCTCAAGCAAGAAGCTTTCCCAGCTTCTAACATATGCCACCATCCCTCCAGCTGTGAATCAGGTGGAGATGAATCCCTCATGGCAACAGAAGAAGCTGAGAGATTTCTGCAATGAAAAAGGAATCCATGTCGGTGCCTGGTCTCCTCTGGGAGCATATGGAGCTGTCTGGGGTTCTTCTCTGGTCATGGAAAATCCAATCCTCAAAGATATTGCCTTGGTTAAGGGGAAAACCATTGCAAAG ATCTCACTGAGGTGGGTATATCAGCAAGGAGCAATTCCAATCGTGAAGAGCTTCAACAAGGAGAGGATGAAAGAAAATCTCCAAATCTTTGATTGGGAACTTACCCAGGAAGAGATGGATAAGATAAGCCAGATTCCACAGAGGAAGGGATTTTCAGGAGCAATGTTTATTTCTCCAAATGGACCTTACAAGTCATTGGAAGAACTTTGGGATGAGGAGGTCTTAACCCT tttaatccaaagaatactggtgcagcgcctcgacaggcaggatggcggtcccgctagccgattAGCGGGCCATGGGTGTTGCCTACCCCCCTTCATAGCAGGAAGGTCTTGTCAATAA
- the LOC122068755 gene encoding methylecgonone reductase-like, with amino-acid sequence MIPEVVLNSGHRMPLIGFGTGCETIPENLTSTLVHAIEIGYRHFDTASLYKTEEFVGQAIAQALERGLINNRSDVFVTSKLWCSDADHDLVLPALKETLQKLGLDYVDLYLVHWPVRMKQGTGIISPKEDLLPFDMKGTWEAMEECCRLGLAKSIGVSNFSSKKLSQLLTYATIPPAVNQVEMNPSWQQKKLRDFCNEKGIHVSAWSPLGAYGAVWGSSLVMENPILKDIALVKGKTIAKISLRWVYQQGSSPIVKSFNKERMKENLQIFDWELTQEDIDKISQIPQRKGVSGAIFISPNGPYKSLEELWDEEILTL; translated from the exons ATGATCCCAGAGGTAGTCCTAAACTCTGGCCATAGAATGCCATTGATAGGCTTTGGTACAGGATGTGAAACTATCCCTGAAAATCTCACTTCTACTCTAGTCCATGCAATCGAGATCGGTTACCGGCACTTCGATACTGCTTCTCTCTACAAGACCGAAGAGTTCGTAGGCCAAGCCATAGCCCAAGCGCTCGAACGAGGCCTAATCAATAACCGTAGCGATGTTTTCGTTACTTCGAAGCTATGGTGCTCAGATGCAGACCATGATCTTGTCCTCCCAGCACTTAAAGAAACACTACa AAAACTGGGACTAGATTATGTGGATCTCTATCTGGTGCACTGGCCTGTAAGGATGAAACAGGGAACTGGAATCATTTCCCCAAAGGAGGACTTACTTCCCTTTGATATGAAAGGGACATGGGAAGCCATGGAAGAGTGTTGCAGGTTGGGGTTAGCTAAGTCCATTGGTGTCAGCAATTTCTCAAGCAAGAAGCTCTCCCAACTTCTAACATATGCCACCATCCCTCCAGCTGTGAATCAGGTGGAGATGAATCCCTCATGGCAACAGAAGAAGCTGAGAGATTTCTGCAATGAAAAAGGAATCCATGTCAGTGCCTGGTCTCCTCTGGGAGCATATGGAGCTGTCTGGGGTTCTTCTCTGGTCATGGAAAATCCAATCCTCAAAGATATTGCCTTGGTTAAGGGGAAAACCATTGCAAAG aTCTCACTGAGGTGGGTATATCAGCAAGGATCAAGTCCAATTGTGAAGAGCTTCAACAAGGAGAGGATGAAAGAAAACCTCCAAATCTTTGATTGGGAACTAACCCAGGAAGATATTGATAAGATAAGCCAGATTCCACAGAGAAAGGGGGTTTCAGGAGCAATTTTTATTTCGCCAAATGGACCTTACAAGTCATTGG
- the LOC122068754 gene encoding methylecgonone reductase-like isoform X2 — MEKEMIPKVVLNSGHRMPLIGFGTGCETIPENLTSTLVHAIEIGYRHFDTASFYQTEEFVGQAIAQALERGLTDSRSDIFVTSKLWCSDADHDLVLPALKETLQKLGLDYVDLYLVHWPVRLKQGTGIIFPKEDVLPFDMKGTWEAMEECCRLGLAKSIGVSNFSSKKLSQLLTYATIPPAVNQVEMNPSWQQKKLRDFCNEKGIHVGAWSPLGAYGAVWGSSLVMENPILKDIALVKGKTIAKISLRWVYQQGAIPIVKSFNKERMKENLQIFDWELTQEEMDKISQIPQRKGFSGAMFISPNGPYKSLEELWDEEVLTLASTGRMAVPLAD; from the exons atggaaaaggaaatgatCCCAAAGGTAGTCCTAAACTCTGGCCATAGAATGCCATTGATAGGCTTCGGAACAGGATGCGAAACTATCCCTGAAAATCTCACTTCTACTCTAGTCCATGCAATCGAGATCGGTTACCGGCACTTCGATACTGCTTCTTTCTACCAGACCGAAGAGTTCGTTGGCCAAGCCATAGCACAAGCGCTCGAACGAGGCCTAACCGATAGCCGTAGCGATATTTTCGTTACTTCGAAGCTATGGTGCTCAGATGCAGACCATGATCTTGTCCTCCCAGCACTCAAAGAAACACTACa AAAACTGGGATTAGATTATGTGGATCTCTATCTGGTGCACTGGCCTGTAAGGTTGAAACAAGGAACTGGAATCATTTTCCCAAAGGAGGACGTACTTCCCTTTGATATGAAAGGGACATGGGAAGCCATGGAAGAGTGTTGCAGGTTAGGGTTAGCAAAGTCCATTGGTGTCAGCAATTTCTCAAGCAAGAAGCTTTCCCAGCTTCTAACATATGCCACCATCCCTCCAGCTGTGAATCAGGTGGAGATGAATCCCTCATGGCAACAGAAGAAGCTGAGAGATTTCTGCAATGAAAAAGGAATCCATGTCGGTGCCTGGTCTCCTCTGGGAGCATATGGAGCTGTCTGGGGTTCTTCTCTGGTCATGGAAAATCCAATCCTCAAAGATATTGCCTTGGTTAAGGGGAAAACCATTGCAAAG ATCTCACTGAGGTGGGTATATCAGCAAGGAGCAATTCCAATCGTGAAGAGCTTCAACAAGGAGAGGATGAAAGAAAATCTCCAAATCTTTGATTGGGAACTTACCCAGGAAGAGATGGATAAGATAAGCCAGATTCCACAGAGGAAGGGATTTTCAGGAGCAATGTTTATTTCTCCAAATGGACCTTACAAGTCATTGGAAGAACTTTGGGATGAGGAGGTCTTAACCCT cgcctcgacaggcaggatggcggtcccgctagccgattAG
- the LOC122068734 gene encoding protein REDOX 2-like encodes MEKEIIPRVVLNSGHKMPLLGFGTGSDHVPSNLTSTIVSAIKLGYRHFDTASSYNIEEFVGQAIAQALERGLIDNRSEVFVTSKLQGDDADHDLVLPALKETLKKLGLDYVDLYLIHIPLRLKQGSGMTFPKENILPYFDIRGTWEAMEECYRLGLAKSIGVSNYSCKKLSQLLTYSIIPPAVNQVEMNAAWQQRKLRKFCDEKGIHVSGWSPLGANGAHWGSFAVMKSPILQELAVAKGKSVAQVSLRWIYQQGASPIVKSFSKERMKENLQIFDWELTQEEVDKISQIPQKRGFSGEMFLSPNGPYKSLEELWDEEVQH; translated from the exons ATGGAGAAGGAAATTATCCCACGAGTAGTCCTGAACTCTGGCCATAAAATGCCATTGTTAGGCTTCGGAACAGGCAGTGACCATGTCCCTTCAAATCTCACTTCTACCATAGTCAGTGCTATCAAGCTCGGTTACCGGCACTTCGATACAGCTTCCAGCTACAACATCGAAGAGTTTGTCGGCCAAGCCATAGCCCAAGCACTCGAACGAGGACTGATCGATAACCGTAGCGAAGTTTTCGTCACCTCCAAGCTACAAGGAGATGATGCAGACCATGATCTTGTCCTTCCAGCACTCAAGGAAACACTCAA GAAACTTGGGCTAGATTATGTAGATCTCTATCTCATACATATCCCTTTGAGATTGAAACAAGGATCTGGAATGACTTTCCCCAAGGAGAATATCCTTCCCTACTTTGATATAAGAGGGACATGGGAAGCCATGGAAGAGTGTTATAGGCTTGGCCTGGCTAAGTCCATTGGTGTCAGCAACTACTCTTGCAAGAAGCTCTCACAGCTTCTAACCTATTCAATCATCCCTCCAGCCGTGAATCAG GTGGAAATGAATGCTGCATGGCAACAGAGAAAGCTGAGGAAGTTCTGTGATGAAAAGGGGATTCATGTGAGTGGTTGGTCTCCTCTGGGGGCAAATGGAGCTCATTGGGGTTCCTTTGCTGTCATGAAGAGTCCAATCCTCCAAGAACTCGCGGTGGCTAAGGGGAAGAGCGTTGCCCAG GTCTCACTGAGGTGGATATATCAGCAAGGAGCAAGTCCAATTGTGAAGAGCTTCAGCAAGGAGAGGATGAAAGAAAATCTACAAATCTTTGACTGGGAACTTACCCAGGAAGAAGTAGATAAGATAAGCCAGATTCCACAGAAAAGGGGATTTTCAGGCGAAATGTTTCTTTCTCCAAATGGGCCTTACAAGTCATTGGAGGAACTTTGGGATGAGGAGGTCCAACACT AA
- the LOC122068754 gene encoding protein REDOX 2-like isoform X3, whose product MQTMILSSQHSKKHYNYVDLYLVHWPVRLKQGTGIIFPKEDVLPFDMKGTWEAMEECCRLGLAKSIGVSNFSSKKLSQLLTYATIPPAVNQVEMNPSWQQKKLRDFCNEKGIHVGAWSPLGAYGAVWGSSLVMENPILKDIALVKGKTIAKISLRWVYQQGAIPIVKSFNKERMKENLQIFDWELTQEEMDKISQIPQRKGFSGAMFISPNGPYKSLEELWDEEVLTLLIQRILVQRLDRQDGGPASRLAGHGCCLPPFIAGRSCQ is encoded by the exons ATGCAGACCATGATCTTGTCCTCCCAGCACTCAAAGAAACACTACa ATTATGTGGATCTCTATCTGGTGCACTGGCCTGTAAGGTTGAAACAAGGAACTGGAATCATTTTCCCAAAGGAGGACGTACTTCCCTTTGATATGAAAGGGACATGGGAAGCCATGGAAGAGTGTTGCAGGTTAGGGTTAGCAAAGTCCATTGGTGTCAGCAATTTCTCAAGCAAGAAGCTTTCCCAGCTTCTAACATATGCCACCATCCCTCCAGCTGTGAATCAGGTGGAGATGAATCCCTCATGGCAACAGAAGAAGCTGAGAGATTTCTGCAATGAAAAAGGAATCCATGTCGGTGCCTGGTCTCCTCTGGGAGCATATGGAGCTGTCTGGGGTTCTTCTCTGGTCATGGAAAATCCAATCCTCAAAGATATTGCCTTGGTTAAGGGGAAAACCATTGCAAAG ATCTCACTGAGGTGGGTATATCAGCAAGGAGCAATTCCAATCGTGAAGAGCTTCAACAAGGAGAGGATGAAAGAAAATCTCCAAATCTTTGATTGGGAACTTACCCAGGAAGAGATGGATAAGATAAGCCAGATTCCACAGAGGAAGGGATTTTCAGGAGCAATGTTTATTTCTCCAAATGGACCTTACAAGTCATTGGAAGAACTTTGGGATGAGGAGGTCTTAACCCT tttaatccaaagaatactggtgcagcgcctcgacaggcaggatggcggtcccgctagccgattAGCGGGCCATGGGTGTTGCCTACCCCCCTTCATAGCAGGAAGGTCTTGTCAATAA
- the LOC122068736 gene encoding peptidyl-prolyl cis-trans isomerase CYP23: MQTNYGDIEFGFLPNVAPKTVEHIFKLVRMGCYNTNHFFRVDKGFVAQVADVVGGRIAPLNKEQREEAEKTVVGEFSDVKHVRGVLSMGRYADPNSASSSFSILLGNAPHLDGQYAIFGRLTKGDETLRKLEQLPTRQEGIFVMPIERISILSTYFYDTDGENCEQEKSMLRRRLAASAIEIEKQRMKCFP, translated from the exons ATGCAGACAAATTATGGAGATATTGAGTTCGGATTTCTCCCCAATGTTGCCCCCAAAACAGTTGAGCACATATTCAAACTTGTTCGCATGGGATGCTATAATACTAATCACTTTTTCCGG GTCGATAAAGGTTTTGTTGCTCAAGTGGCAGATGTTGTAGGTGGCAGAATAGCTCCGTTGAACAAAGAGCAAAGAGAGGAAGCTGAAAAAACTGTTGTTGGTGAATTTAGTGACGTGAAGCATGTAAGAGGTGTACTTTCTATGGGAAG GTATGCTGATCCCAATAGTGCATCTTCCTCATTTTCAATCCTTCTCGGAAATGCCCCTCACCTTGATGGTCAG TATGCGATATTTGGTAGACTTACTAAAGGTGATGAGACATTAAGAAAGTTGGAGCAACTCCCTACCCGTCAAGAAGGGATCTTTGTTATG CCAATTGAGCGGATCAGTATCCTATCGACCTACTTTTACG ATACCGATGGAGAAAACTGCGAACAAGAGAAATCAATGTTGAGAAGAAGGCTTGCTGCTTCTgctattgaaattgaaaaacaG AGAATGAAATGCTTCCCATGA